From the Armatimonadota bacterium genome, the window CCCACCAGCTGGAGGCGTTCAAGCTGGCGGAACAAACTCGCTCCAACCTGCGCGGCTGGTACTGGGGGATAATGTTCGCGGGCATCATCGGCTCGCTGGCGGCGTTCTGGGCGATGCTGCACCTGAACTATGACTATGGCGCAGTCAGCAAATCGCGAGCCTCGTTCGGCGGAGAGTCCTACACCCGCCTGAGCACATGGCTGCAGATGCCTACCGACGCTAACATCACTGCGACACTCGCTATCGGCGTGGGGTTACTGATTTCCTTTTTCCTGCAGTGGATGCGCACGCGCTTCACCTGGTGGCCCTTCCATCCGCTGGGCTTTGCGGTAAGCGGCAGCTGGGAGATGAACCTGGTGTGGATGCCCCTGTTTATCGCGTGGCTGGTGAAAGTGTTGTTATTGCGCTACGGTGGGCTAAGGCTGTATCGGCGTTCTCTGCCTTTCTTCTTCGGATTGATATTAGGGCAGTTTGTGATAGGCAGTATCGCCAACATCGTGGGCATCCTCTACGACGTGCCTACCTATCAGTTCTGGCAATAGCGAGACAGCCTTGATACCCTATTGCGTACAGCGATGAAACCCACCTTGCGCGATTATTTGCCGGGGTTTTCCAACCTCCGGTGTAAAAGCCCGCACAGTGCGTCTGGAAAAAAGCGCTAACAGACTACGAGAGGCAGCAGAAGGCAAGTGAAATTATGTAAAAATGATACAATTTTGCCCAAACTTGCGGTATACTAACTGTAGATTGAGATACATTCTGGAAGGTGTGAGCCTATGGAACAAAATCTGGCGAAAGATTTTATGCAGCGCATCGATGTACTTTCCGCTCTAGACGGACGCATCGCCCGCAAACTGGAGCAGGAAGCACAGGAGCGGTTTGTACGCCGTCGTGACCCCGTTTTTGAGCCCGGCGACCCCGAAAATGAGGTGTACATCGTTAAGGAGGGGCGCGTGCGGGTGTATCGCCAATCTCCTGCGGGCAAAGAGATTTCTCTGGCGCTGTTTGACCCGGGCGAGATGTTTGGCGAGATGGCGCTGTTCTTCCCCTCAACGCGGGTGAACACCGCCGAAGCGCATGAGGACACCGAGCTGTACGTGGTGCCGGTTGAGACCTTCCAGCGCTGGATGCAGGAAGACGATGAGATTAAGCAGCTGGTGCTGTACATCATGGCGGACCGACGACGCGCGATGGAGCAGAAGGCGGCGGAGCTGGTAGCGCTGGAAGTGCCTCAGCGTATGGCAAAGACCATCCTGTGGCTGTTCGACCGCTACCGCACCGATATTATCGCCGGTAAAATCGCACTCAACATTCGCCTGACACACCACGAAATCGCCAGCCTGTCGGGCACCACGCGTGAGACCGCAACACTCATCCTCAACCGCTTCCGTCGGGATGGTTACATCGACTTCTTCGGGCGGCGGATGATACTGTTGAACGAAGCGGAACTGGTTCGCATTGCCACAACGTACGAGTGATGGCTGCGCTGGGTAACTGGTAGCCAAGCCGAATATGATGATGACAATGTGAAGAGCGAAGGCTCCGTGTACCTTGTTCTGCTCACTGCACGCGAACGGTTTGGACGGAGCCTCGCCCTCCACATACTTGCATTCTATGGAAAGACCGGCGGCATCTCCAGCCCGCGCGACTCCACCAACCCCAGCATCAGGTTCATGTTCTGCACCGCCTGTCCCGCTGCGCCCTTCACCAGATTATCTATGACGCTGGTGACCACCAGCCGCCCGGTGCGTTCATCCACCGTCAGGCTGAGGTGGCAATAGTTCGTACCGGCAACATGTTTGGTGGCGGGAAAGTCGCCTGCGTCGCGCACCACCACGAAGGTCTTGTCCTGATAGAATCGGCGGTAGTGCAGGGTCAATTCCTGCGCCGAGATAGAGCGTGACAGCCGGGCATACGCGGTGCACAGGATGCCGCGCGTGATAGGTATCAGGTGGGGTGTGAAGGTGACGGCAATCTGCCTGCCTGCTACCTCCGACAGCATCTGCTCGATTTCCGGCGTGTGGCGATGGGTGGGCACGCCGTAGGCACGCATACTCTCGTTGAGTTCGGCGAAGTGATAGTCCAGCCCGAATTTGGACCTGCCCGCGCCCGACACGCCCGATTTGGCGTCTATCACCAGTGAGTCGGGTTCCACCCATCCCTGCGCCAGCACGGGAGCCAGCGCGAGCGCAGCAGCAGTAGGGTAGCAGCCCGGGTTCGCCACCAGCCTCGCCTCGCGCAATTGGCTGTGCGGCATCAGCTCCGGCAAGCCGTATACCGCCTCGTCCAGCAGGTCTATCGCGGAGTGCTCGCGTTTGTACCACTGCGCGTAGACGGCAGGGTCGCGCAGGCGGAAGTCGGCGGAGAGGTCAATCAGGCGCACGCCCGCCTCCAGCAACGGTCTGGCAACCTGCATGGCGAAACCCGTCTCACCCGCCAGAAAGAGGATGTCGGCCTTCTGCGCTGCCCGTTGCACGTCGAACTCTTCCAGCGGCGGCAGGTGGTGTGCTGCGAGACCGGGGAAGGCGGTGCTGATGGATTTACCCGCGTAGGTGTGTGAGCTCAGATAGGTAATCTGCACATCGGGGTGTTGTAACAGCAGGCGAACCAGCTCACCCCCTGCATAGCCCGACGCGCCGCCGATGCCCACATGTATCTTTCGGTGTCTCATACATTGAGTGTATCGCGCGTGGGCGCGAGTCGTCAAGGGGAGCACAGGCGATTTGAACAATCACCGCGGAACCCGATTAAAACGGTCGGCGGGCACACCAGCACCTCGCGCGATTTGATGTAGGGTACAAAGTGGTGAAAGTCGGGCGGCGGTGTATCCTGGTAATCACAGGTTGTTCATGCACTGTGTTGCGCGCGCCGACGAACAGCGGGAACAGCAGTGCGGCTATCAACGCGATAATCGCGATCACTATGAGCAGCTCCAGCACGGTGAAGGCGGTTCGTGTTACGCGAGCCATTCCGGAATCCCCCTGTTGAGGAACAGAATGAGTTTCTCCAGTAACGCTGCCCAAATGAGATTGATAGCAAACACAAACACGTTCAGCAAGAACAGTGCCCACAGTCTGGCGCCCGGTACATGCATCCACCCCCAGAGCATAGCAGGCGGATAGTCCACGATGATCAAGGTTGCAAGCGCAAGTCCGGGCAGCAGCCACATATTTCTCAGGACACTCTCATCCTCAGCCCGGCATCGTGCGTGTAGCAGCAGCCCCGCCAGGGCGCCGTAGCCAATGAATAGCAGCCACCCTGTCCACGTGGTTTGTTGCCACCAGCCTGTTATACCGTTCCATATCTCCTGTGTCGTAGTGGGCATCGCAATCTTTACGCCGGGGGGTAAAGGAGGTGTCCATACCTGATACAATGCACCATTGAGCACAAGCTGCGCCTGCTTGCGCAGGAGGAAAGTGACCACACCTGCTACTGCTGCGGCAAGCCAGTGCACGCCTTGCATCGTTTGCTGCCCTGCCTTCTTTCTCCTACCTCGTGCAGATAATGGTGCCATGGCAAATCTCTTCAGGACCGCCTTCCTTTCCATGGTCAGGCGGCATAGGCAAGTCGGTTAATAATTCCCATGCACAGCGCCCCTCTTTTCCCCAACCTGGGCCAACGTCCAATCGGCGTACAGGTACTTCTTTCACCTGGGTGGAGCCATCTCGTCTGACCCGTATCACCTTTCCGCAAAAGGCATGTTCTGTCGGGTGAGGTAAGCCCGGATAGAGCAGGCGTCCGTGAAGGTAGCAGAAAAGGAACCCAAAATTAGGATCCTTTTCGCGGATGTCGCGAATGCTCTCAAGCGGTTTGGGCAGAGGCCCATTATCGAACATTAACCCCTTGTAGTCGTAGCTGACGGGCGTTTTCGCATGCGCAGTGGCATCGGTGTTAAAACCGCCGTAGTAGTCCAGCGGACACACCAGCACCGCGCGATCCTTGACGTACGGCAAAATAAAGTCAAGCGCGATTGGTGCGGTGTCCTGGTAATCACTGGTGTATAAGCTCCACGCGACGTATACCTGGTGCAGGTTGTTCATGCACTGTGTTTCGCGCGCCTTTTTGCGCGCGCCGGCGAACAGCGGGAACAGCAGTGCCGCTATCAGCGCGATAATCGCGATCACTATGAGCAGCTCCAATACGGTGAAGGCGGTTCGTGTTACGCGAGCCATTTCAGTGTCCTCCTTCTCGGATTCTACGCTGGGATGCCCCTGCTGCGCCATCGCGCAGGCTTTGGAATGGGGCGAGTTTGGCAGACCACTATGGACAACTACCCGGAGTTACTGTCTCACACAGGATCTCGCCTGTATTGTCACATGGTGGTTCTGAGTACTGCCCAGGCGCACAGCATAGATTGGTCGATGTCCATTGGCCGCAGGCAACAT encodes:
- a CDS encoding cyclic nucleotide-binding protein: MEQNLAKDFMQRIDVLSALDGRIARKLEQEAQERFVRRRDPVFEPGDPENEVYIVKEGRVRVYRQSPAGKEISLALFDPGEMFGEMALFFPSTRVNTAEAHEDTELYVVPVETFQRWMQEDDEIKQLVLYIMADRRRAMEQKAAELVALEVPQRMAKTILWLFDRYRTDIIAGKIALNIRLTHHEIASLSGTTRETATLILNRFRRDGYIDFFGRRMILLNEAELVRIATTYE
- the argC gene encoding N-acetyl-gamma-glutamyl-phosphate reductase, which encodes MRHRKIHVGIGGASGYAGGELVRLLLQHPDVQITYLSSHTYAGKSISTAFPGLAAHHLPPLEEFDVQRAAQKADILFLAGETGFAMQVARPLLEAGVRLIDLSADFRLRDPAVYAQWYKREHSAIDLLDEAVYGLPELMPHSQLREARLVANPGCYPTAAALALAPVLAQGWVEPDSLVIDAKSGVSGAGRSKFGLDYHFAELNESMRAYGVPTHRHTPEIEQMLSEVAGRQIAVTFTPHLIPITRGILCTAYARLSRSISAQELTLHYRRFYQDKTFVVVRDAGDFPATKHVAGTNYCHLSLTVDERTGRLVVTSVIDNLVKGAAGQAVQNMNLMLGLVESRGLEMPPVFP